CAATCTGGCCCGACAGTCAGCCAGTATGACCAAAGttgtcaaccagcatgaccaacacaACCAAGACAGTCTACCAGCATGCCCAACCTGACCAAtatagtcaaccagtatgattaagctggtcaaccagcatgaccaagcttgtctACCAGCATGCCCAACTTGACCAAGACAGTCAACCAGTATGGCCAAGCTtgctgaccagtatgaccaagcttgtctACCAGCATGCCCAACTTGACCAAgatagtcaaccagtatgacttGTCTACCAGAACGGCCAAACTTGTTTACCAGTCTAATCAAGGTGTTCTACCAGCATGAACAATACCAACATGACTAACCTGGCCACGACCAGTATGAGAAAGGTTTTtatccagcatgaccaacctgaccaaactAGCCAACCTGTGCGACCAGCTTGATCAAGTCACTCATGCTGGCAGACCTTCTAGTCCagcaaactcaaatgaaaacatatatCATGCTGGTCAAGACGAGCTAACTAATCATTTAAGAGCAACTTAAGAAAATTttaaaccagctaccagcaagtCCAATCTAGAAGCTGGATTCTTCAGCAGAACCATTAATGTTTGAAGACAATTTCATGATACACAGTATTTTGACATACATTTATTTCTCTTAATTGATTGTATGTAACTTCGGTGTGTTTCCGTTTTCAGTTCGTGGGCAGTTTGGACGTTGTCAGACCCAAAAGCAGGCTGGAGATCCTGGCAGCCATGAGGAGGATACGAGTGAGTGGGAGCTGCATTATAAAACAAGAcatacagaaacagaaacataaataaagtactgaatattcattcgttcatatattatacaattttacacaacCGTTAGTTCCAGCCTCACAAACTGAGCACTTTAACGACTCTAAAAAGGCCAAACTGAGAGACAAGGTCTGATTACTGTCTCTAATCCATATTTTAAATTACTGATCAAATCTGATAAAAACATCACAGGTAGTTTGTAGCGGTCGGCTCAGTAATTGGCTTGTTCAGACTATTGCGCTACTTTGAGGGTGGCTTTCCCCACTAGCACGTCGACCCCTTCTCTGCTTGTtacataaccagcaagctgattggctctttttgctgaagggcgggactttttCCGTAAACAGACGCCTTTAGCTAAACTTGGACAGTACCACGGCCAAAGGTGAGCCTTATAGTATCAACAGTATCTTGGACTGTGTACAGGACCCAACAGGTACCTTAACGAACACTTAGTCAGTTCTGGTGTTCTGGAATTGTTAGCATTACATAGCAATGACGCAttgttgtggaactactttttggcGGAAGGATCTGACCGTATTAAATTCAAGGCTATTTTTATTGgttgtgtttctttgttttgtaaAAACTGGTGTATAAAAGCAGTAGAACACTGCTTATATCACTGGTTATGATTTATCGTAAATAACATCGCAGCTGTGATGATCTTCGACCAAATCACAGCCGTGCTGTCACTTGCGATAAAACACTACCTCGGGTGTTCACATGCTTTTACACATTGTGTTATTCTGTAAATACATTCagggtggagggatacatgcagggtgctGAGGGAAAAAAATAGTACCTAAAGAACTTGAGAATTTCTCCAACACAATTTTGCCATTGTCAAACCATGTATAGACTCTTTAGCTTTTTCGGATAGTAAATAGTCTTGTCCCAATCTGATCGGATTTGATCGGATTGAGTGGAGTGGACTGGCTTTGGATTGGCAGGGCATATCTGAAAGGATCCGgaatcagctattttaagcctgatccacttccaatcctttgtttttaccgctgtgctcTAGCAGAGTGCACTTTGGCGCCCTCTAGGAGTGAGAAGCTTTTGATGGGCACTGTTAGGAGTCCACTATTCTCCGGTTAGGCCGGGAACTATTTTGCTTACAGTGAGCTGCATATCGTACCAACACTgtgactgtattatttatagaaatgcaaagatcagatcagatcaaatCCAATCGCCGGATACTTAGCAGTACTCCGATCGGATTGGGAAGCACTGGAAAAACAAATGGCCCTGAAAGCGACCATCATTTTTTTGATACTATTCAGAGATCATCCTTCCTTTTATGTCACATCAGCAGGGATTTAAGATGACAGAATGAGGCTGGATCTTCTCGCCGAACCCAAATCTCTAAAACGAGTAGCTGATCCACTGTTTCATGGCTTGCTCGGCATGACATCTGTCGTGAAGTCACGTCCACTGGAAAACATCCACCTCCACTTGGCAGGTTCTTCTGAAATGCTCCCAGGAGAAGAAGGGTTCCTTGATGGCTTACAAAGTCATGAATGCTCCCTTACCGTTCGGCTCTTATCTGCATGGGAGCAGATCTCAGAGAACACGTCCTTTGGTGCAAAGGCTTTCCTCTCAGCGACGCTGCTAAACAAGTCTTTGGACGTGCTCCAGGGCCGCTTTTAGATTTATGACAACAGCAATGCACCAGAGCAAGACTTCTCCAGGCATGCCTGGGTTTATCGCCCTTTGGGGAATATGGAGAGAGTCCTTTGAGAGAGAGTGTCACAGAAAAGAAGTAGTAAAGTGTTCAGAAGTTGATggtgtttttttagtttttgtcaGTAGATAAAAAAATCTATCAGCACCAGATAAAATATCTAACCCAGCCCAGCAGATTAATCCAGAATCCACTTCTCAGAGAAGCTGAGGCCATGTCCCATGTTCTTACTGCTAACTTGCTAACATATGATTTGATGTGCTTCAGAGAAACTGTCTTAGCTAGCGGATTAGCTGTCTGAACAGAGCCCAGTAAACTGAACAGGGTCATTGTTGTTTGCTTGGACCCTATATGGGTTCACTGGACTCATCATGGACAAATCAGTTTTGGCTAAAGTGTGCTAATACAACAGCTGCTAACTGACAAACTGGCCGTATGTAGTACTGGAAGGTACTGTTAGCCGTTGTTTTTTCAGCAGATAAAAAATGGATCGGCACCAGATAGATGTTTCCTATCGATCTTCTCAGAGAAGCTGAGGCCATGAGTTATGTTCTTACTGCTAACTTGCTAACATACGATTTGATGTGCTTCAGAGAAACTGTGTACCTTAGCCAAACTGTCTTAGCTAGCGGATTAGTTTGTTTGGACCCTAGATGGGTTCACAGGGCTGAAGGCCCTTCAAACCACCTGTATAGTCTCAAAGATCCAAAGCAAAGATCTGCTGCGTTGGGATCTCTCACTTCCATCTCAACCCAGCTCTGAGGGCTTCTTGTTTATgtatagggttagggttaaactGTGGTGAATTTCTCCTAGCGCAGTCAACAGGTCTCCCAGAAGCAGCACTCACAAGCGAATCTTAGCGTCCATGTCGTTTTTATTTTCCTGTTTCATGTCTAGTCTTTACAGAAGCGATCCCTGCTGTAGTTCGGATGTGTTGGATGTCTAAACCTCAGAACTTGaacatgtttttttgtattttttattttatttccagtACGAGTTTAAAGTGAAGAACATTAAGAAAACGAAAGTCAGCCTTGTCGTCGCTGTGGATGGTGTCAAAGTGGTTTTGCGCAAGAAGAAAAAGGTACCAGCCTTTGGGGTGTTCTCATGCCCTACTTTCACTTCGTCTCATAATGGAGGGAAGTGTGAAGATGTGCTCTGAATCTGCTTTCTAAACTCATTCTATGCTAAATATGTTTTCCAGAAAAATGGGTACAGCTGGGACGAAAGTCAAGTAACCCTGGCGCAGGACCCCATTTACAGGTAGGTTACCCTTCTTACTGCATCATAGATCTTATAGGGAACGGATTTACTTAGCTGATATTCAGgtcagtaattattcagtatgtgaTATCTGTCTATGTTAGCGATATCGTACACAAAAGAAGCTCACACGTCTGCCTAAAAAGCTTAAAAGATGATATTCATTTCCTGTAGTTGCCATTATAGAAGTGGTGTTGCGGAATTGCAATTTCGAGAAGTCAGAGCTCTTAAAAAGCTTGCCCGATTTTGGGGGTCGGGTGGTacaactgtctaagcgttgaCTCTATCTTTAGGAGTTTGCCAGTAATTCCCTGGGGATGCCACAgctaggcctgtcacgataattACGTACAACGACTTTtcatacaacagctaacagacgcctgtgctgaccaacatcacactaggagtgatgaaGTGGGGAGcgagtgccatcaacccacccctgagcacccctgagagagcaaggccaattgtgccctctctgactccggctgctgatggcaagcagcatgacctgggattcctGAACCAGCGCGATCCTTAGCTTACAGTGCCTGCTGCACCTTAGTCATCGGATCACTCAGAGCTCACTTACTTACTCtatcactcactcacccacaagggggcgctgttAGAGCTCAAATAGCAATTGGTGCTTTGCATCAATGACACTGAGGAGGCAATCCAATGTCTACCGCTGCAGTTTCTGCCCGGCTGTCAGCTCACATCCCTCCTCCTGTGGGAGCACAGCAGTCCTGGCACCCGATCTTGTCCGAGTGGGTGGCTTATGACCTGGGCCAGGAGTCACCGAACACGTCTTCATCACATTTTATGGTTGCTGCCACAGTTCATTCGGCATTACATTGATGCTACCGTGTCCgtttctttctcctttctaGAATATTCTACGTTTCCCATGATTCCCAGGACCTGAAGATATTCAGTTACATCGCAAGGGATAAGAAGAGCAACGTGTTCCGCTGCAACGTCTTCAAGTCCAAGAGAAAGGTCGGTCGGTCGGCTTCCCTTGGGCACCCTTCTCTTAATGAGATTCGAAATTTGGTGCTGATGGGTTGATCCACACAGAGCAGCTATAAGGGGTTCCCTGTCATTTGGTGGACGAGAGGGATTGAGGTGGGATACTAATGAGTTTGGTAGAGGTTAGTTTAATCTGCTTTCTATTGACCTCGCCAGAAGATCTATCGATTTCTCCGTCTCGTTTTTGCACCCCAGCCTGTCAGCACAATCAGGTGTTGGCTAACGTTCTCAGTATTTGTAGCTAAGAGAGCAAATTCAGTGTTGATTGGCTGTAAGTTCTTTGTATACGACTGTTCTCCAGACTCTCCAAATTTGTATGCTGTATTTACATGATGGGGGGAATTGGGTTTTGGAAACGGCCccttttccagctctgtttcgGATCTGCTGTTGATGTTCTttggaaggaggaacagcagtgtttgaggttcacagtttctcacctccattaaaaatgcagttttttAATTCTAGGACACCTTTGAATGTCCAGCACCCTCAAaagttgaaaatgaaaaatgagaaaatctgTGGGTGAATGTTCCAATAACCTCTACGCTCTGTATAgtgcctcattcaaaagcaTTAGGTTATCTCCTTCCCTGGCTTCCATGTACACATGcactttttaatggaaatgcGCTCATTAAATACCGGGTGATTAATTTTTCATGATGGAGTGACGTCCAGTAATTGATGCTCAAAACAAGGAAACAGATCAAGCAGGTCTATAAGAGAGTCCGTCTGGTAATGGAAGCTGATCCAGAGCTCCAAATCCCATCTGGTCTGAAATGAACTAATCCATCACCCTGACAGCGCTGTTGATGTAGAATGGACTCATGAATGTAATTCTCTCGCtttcactccccccccccccacccaccacttCTGTCCACCACTTCTGTCCACCACCATGTCCCTTCTCCTCCCTCATGTTCTCATCTGGTCTTTGCCTAATGTTCTTTCAGCTGTGCTACAAAAATCAGAGAGAAATCAAACGAGCGCGTTGGATCACTGACCCCACGGAAGCAATCGATCAGCCGAAGGCGCTTCATTTGGTACACTGTgttgacagaagtattgggacacatacacATGACACCTACAGGAGCCCATTCTAAACCCAAAGGCATTAATACGGAGCTGGTCTCACTTTGCAGCTCGAACATATTAAGTTACGTGGAGCGGCTGCGTcacattattagcattattgcTAACAGTGCTCATGCTTAACGAACTACATTTGTGTATTTTAGCCTTAGTTtgttttataaaagcaataatttAATAGCTTCAGTTTACTTCACCAAATTTGAGCAtgtgtttacagagatgagGTTGATGACAGTCTAAGTCTAGtcattattagcaacattagcctagcatctcccaaaTGCGAAATCaaagaagcacacgtcagaCACGTATCAAACATGGATCTGCTGATGGACTGCGTCTCGGGTCAGTGATCAGTCATGCTAATCGTGCTAATTCTCCAATCATGCTAATTTTAAATTGTCCTTCTTCTCCTGTGTCCCAGAGCCAGGCTATGCGGATAGTGAGGACAATCGGCCAGGCGTTTGAGGTCTGCCATAAACAAAGCCTGGACAGTGTTGACGGTAAGAGCTGTACTCTAGATGCTTTACGACTTTACCAGCATACTTATTCTCCAGACCTCTTTGTTTTGGGGCATATCTTTAAACAAATGCTAGGAAAGAAGTCCCGGGTTCTAGTTAACCATTTGTTATCAACCACATTTCGAGGCTAGGTCCATTTTGAGAGCTTCAGCACACTAGAGCTTAGATCGGGCCCAAAAAATCCAGCCCGACTCTACCCGAGCTAGAGGAACGTTGTGAGAAATCTCAGCCAGAGTTTGTGTTGGGCATCGGGTCAGGCTTGGGCTCAGGCTCGGGCAGAGCATCTAAGCTGTACTGCACACTACCTTGAATGTCCATCACTTCAGTTTTGGAGCTGCTATTGGAACATCGGATCCATTGTCTGATGGGATGGTGGTCGCTATCCCATCTCCAGAGACAGAacccaggtcttcaaatctggaccttgagtTCCAGCCCTGGATTTTGTTCTTTCAGGAAGTTAAGGGAACTGTTAATGGTCCAAGTAGTGTCACACCTATCAAGGATTACAAAGTCCAGGagtcaaggtccagatttggagagctgtgagggtgaagaaccttttaaatgttaaaaaaaggcCAATTCCACATAGTCACCGTTTTAGTTTTTACAAATAtgcttcttcatggaaccaaccgtggttcttctgtggcatcactcaaaaactTGACTCTTTTGCATTGGCAGCTTGGTTGGTGAAaggggaggaggagagaagtgAAGAGGAGAAGACCTCACCTTCAGACACCACCACAGAGGATTCTGTCCGAAACAAGGATGCCAAGGTATTGtggcctttaaaaaaaataaaagaaatatatatatatatatgtaactaTATACATAACTGATGTATATTCAAGGCcctgaggtggggcctctatggGACAacccagaacatcaggcaggtgctAGTGTCtgatgctaatgtcttggtgccagataccacagaacaccttcagaggtcttgaggagtCACGAGGAGGCACAACCTCATGGTTCTAtggtatctagcaccaagacattagcatcaGACAGatactttaagtcctgtaaggtcTGAGGTGTGGCCTCCATGGACACCAGCGAAGAGCgttgaccactgcacaccaggaaCAACCCAACCAGGACCTGCCCgatggctcagattcttacgcttgctaAACCTAGATCCTAGATGCTCTCACTGCTGGTGTTTACTAAGAAGTTAATTGGCAGGTTTGTTTTGAAGTTTCTTTGCCGCCAGAAGGTGATGAATAATACATGGCACGACAtacattttacatgtttttttagcAGCATTCCACAGTGTCCGTCATAAATAAGATATAAGGAACATCCCCACAGACTCCATCGCACCACCTCCTTGTGGTTGAGCTGTTGAGGTATCAAGGAGTCTGAAAGAGACTTTGCAATGAGGCTTTCATATATTTGTAATGTCTGACAGCAAGGACTAGGCTGTGATTCACTGGCAACAGATGGAACAGATGCTCGACTGCCTCTGGATGCTTCATCACTACTGATGCAACTGTAATAacaccactgctactactattattagttATAATAGGGTTgctgaaaatattaatatttgattattCAGGGAAATTCATTGATTAATACACAAAAACGTGGCCATCAAGggagctcagagtggctcagaggtctaatgcgctaccccTATGGCTCAGGGACCGCAAGATCGAATCCCAAGCcaagccgctttgccatcagctgccggagtctgagagagcacagtcgaCCGAGCTCTTTTAAGCGATGTtagctggcacaggcgtctgttagctggagtGAAGGAGCTGGGGACCttgagctttcctcagagcgtgtcggctgcctggctatcggcacatcagcagcagttggaaaagaggcggtgccTAACTCTgaatgtatcggaggagacgtgtgttaagtccttaccctcctattGTCGGGAGCATCGCTAGTGCTAAGGGGAGCTACAAACGGGTGGGTGAAATGACAGCACCAGATTGGCTCTACTAAGCTCTAATAAGCTCTACTCTCACTGTTTTACGTCACCGTTATGACCCATGAGCCGTCTAACCTAACCCAGCCTAGCTTAGCCTGGCCTAGCCGTGTTACGGAAGAGTGtttctgtcctctctgggtcctctcagtgcaatgtgcggttagctagctgaagagattgtaccCCGGTGGCCTTTCTCCCTTCTCTGGCAGGCCTAGTGTTAGCTATTAGCCTTTTAGCCACTCCCGTCGGCTGCTGGACGACATGATGTAGTCCTTCGACTTCCCCCACACTGATACCTGCTGCAGCGCTCGCTCCGGCTGACTTTTCTCCCTTCTCCAGTCAACCTAGCATTAGCGTTTAGCCTTTTTCTGTAGCCTCACGCCCATATTCTCTCAAAGTAGCCACTGCGCTTAGTCTCGAATGGCTTTCGTGAGTGGGCTGGGGGTTCGAGGTTCATCAAGATAAATAcggttttccattctagggcatcTTTAAACCTTCCTGCCAGATCTGCTTATATTACTAATCAAAGTCTAACTAGTCTAAGCTAACCAAATGTACTGGCGATTAGCATTAGCTTCGTTTTATATGGTGAACTGCTGGACTAGGCACACTGTGCTTCCCTAGAAAGCCAAGACAGGCTTAAATTCCTGGAAGTCGGAAGTGCCAGCTTGAATCTACTGATGCAGAATGGGAATGATATGAAGTGTAGTGGGAAAGTGTGTAAATACATAATTCCTTTATTCTCCAGACTGCATTAAAGGGCACAACACTTGTCTCTTGTCTTCTCCAGGATGCTTCTGAAGACCCGGTGTTGGAAATAGAGCCGTCCAGACTGGCGTCGCCTGTGTCCGAGCCCCTGACCGTGAGCCATCAGgtgcagctgctgcagaggcagcttcagcagcaggagcagaagAACCAGGCTGCCTCAGCACAGGCAGGGGCACCACTCAAACAGATACGCTCTGACGTGGCATTTAGGCTTTTCTTCACCTGCTGCTCGTCTCTCATGCTTTTGTCCGGTTGAGCTTTTGGATCGACTGATGGAAGAGGATATTGCATATTCATGGATTTACATGGATTTGTTTGGAATCTCTGAAAAAATGCAGAGCGATGCAATTCCCAaatggttgctaagcagtttcAAGACAGTTGCTATGCACAACAGATGGGCTTGCTGTGCAATTGCTAAGCAGTTGCGGTGGTATCCCTGGTGGTTGcaaagcagttgctatggcaacTGATAAGAGGTTTCCATGGTATTGCAGGTGGCTGTTTTACAGTTGCCAGATGTTTGCTCTGCCGTGTTTCAAACGGTTGCAGTTGTTGCTAAGCATGGTGTCCCAGGCAGTTGCTAAGCAGTTTCAGGGCGGTCGCTATGCACTACAGATGGGCTTGCTATGAGACCTTGAGGTCTCACATGGTTGCATTGCGAaaagctgctgttgttgctaaGCAATATCCCAGACGGATGCTATGCGGTTGCTAGGCAGATGATCTGCTGTTATGGTGTCCTAGGTATTTGCTatgcaggtggttgctgtggtgttcaaAACAGATGCTATGCCGCAGATATTAAATATTGCTTGGTGTTGTGTTTAGCTGGTTGGTACATTGAGGCTGTCCAGTTGCTATCCTaaggttgctagggtgttgctatgctcttcttggtggttgctaagatgttggtAGTTGTATGCTTTAATGTCACACATGGATACGAGGGTGTTGCTGCGGTATTGGTGTTGTGAATCACATCCATATAAGGGGTAAGCTCACAGAAACAGTATCGCAAGGTTGCTAGGGTGCTGCTGTGCATTTTTAAGGGGGTTGCTggggtatctcaggtggttgctaagatctTGGCATTTGTATGCTTCAATATCACACATTTGGCTCGTTTGACTGGACGATTGGACGCTTGTGCTAGCtgattgttgtttgttttgttgccAGGCGGTCctgctccagcagcagctgtctgTAGAGTCGAGGGCGAGGGCGGAGGCTCAGGCCCGGGTGGAGCAGCTCCTGCAGCAGAACAGCGAGCTCCTGCAGCACCTCTCCCTGCTGGTCAAACACATCCAGGAGCTGGAGCTGCGCACACACTCCACCTCGTCCAGTGAGTCCATAATTACAGTGCGGTTCTGTAATTGACTTTTTATGTATCCAGTAATTAGCTGCacatatacaccgatcagccataacattaacaccactagGACATGTGACGTGATGACCTCTTTCCTGCAGTAGGATCTCAGGACAGCCTGTTGGAGATTGCGCTGAGAGCCAACGCTGCCACCGGCCCAGCCTGTCCCTCCTCTCCACAAGGCAGCGTCCCCCAAGAGTCCAGCCTGGTCCAGCTGAATTCTTCCTTCTGCTTCTTTCCTGGACTCCCAGCgcaggagaagaagaaagagcaGGACCGAGACTCAGGCCAGGGTCCAGAGGAAGAGCAGGCGGCCGAAGGATCTCCTACCGAGGGTCAATTCTTCAGTGCTCTGGAGACACCTGGCTTCAGAGAGTCTGGCATCGCGTCTGGCTACGAGTCCAACACTGACGAGAGCGATGATCGAGACAGCTGGGGTCAGTAAAGGGGGTCGGAGACACACTTGGTCTACTGTTATCCTAGACACTGTGCTTATTCCTCATCACTATATAGGACTGCAGCAAAAACAGGCAATCCCGCAGAGAAAGCTCTGATATTACTAAAGGCTGAAAGTTACCGTGGTCCAACTGTCCACATTACTCAATTACTTAGCTATTATCATGTATTACTGTCCCCAAATCTGGGTTGGGTGTTTAATAAAAGTGTTATACCCCACAGATACCTGTGACAGGACTTCATATCACTATGTTCCAGAAGTGCCATTTGAAAACCTATTCTAAACCGGATAGCATCTTGAAATTTTCCAAGTGTTGATATTATCCAGTCCAATTTGATCTGGTCTGATCTTAGTCTAGTCGCAACCCAACCTCCAGATTGTCAAGGGTGCTGCGAGTCTTGGCAGCGCAGTAGGAAAAATCCTGGATTGCTTTGCCACCACCAGCAAACATAAAGACAGCAAACGTCCCGCTTGTTCTCAGTACCTTCGTTTACTTTAATCACAGACCAGCTGTCCGTTCTGGAGGGCAAAATGACCAGCAGTGCCCACTGCCTCGTGAAGCGTCTGTGTTATCCTGAAACATGATTGACCAGCATGCTCCTGTTGATATTTTGTATGTTTGACTGTccttttctgcttgttttctcTTCTGTAGCAAAGTAAGTAAGTGATGGCAGTATCGTGTGGGTTGTTTTCTACATTTTCAGGTCGCCTAATGACCCAGGTTTGGCCAAGGTGATTATTTTCGCATGACCATCTCCCATCTCCTATCTtctctttatcccttacaaGGAagtctgtttttgttactgtgcctttaagactttttcacagatgagccaaaacaaaAGACCACTCTTCGAGGAAGCAACCACAGATGGTCCTTGGGTTGGATGCAGGAGAAATGGTCAGGAGCGAAGGCCTGAGTCACTTTTACAAGAGCCTTTTTTTTGGTTATGTCCATTCGgctggatcagagcatctccaaaaggTCGAGGCATGTGTGGCTGACTACAGACAGTGGTCTAAGGTAAGCCCAAGGCTCATCGATGTATGAAGGCAACAATGGCTATCCTATCTAAGCTGCCCCACAGTGCAGCATCCACGATCCTGTTAGAATGCCTGTGATAATCCCTGTCCACCATCAAAGGTGCCTTCGATGGGCACACAAGTGTCTGGACGGAGGCAATCGAGGAAGGTGGCTGGGTGTGGTGTGTTTACCTGTGGGATGTGGATCCTCCTCACAACTGAAAGAGGTTTCTGGGGGATCTGCTGGAACATCTTACCAGGATACCGCAGGTGGTCTCATAGggtgagctgttttggtggcacacagATAACCAtcaggtggtcttaatgttttggctcatctgtgcatatgtaaatgacctgtgttctgattggccagTGCTGCTTTTTTCATAAAGCAGTCTGGGCTGAGACAGTTCGTACAGGTACACGGAACAAAGTGACCCACCTCAGGCCCTCCGTGTCTGGACTGCTGTGCCGTGCTCTGCTACTGGATTTGCTCTTCTTCTGCTCGACTGCTGCTTCGCTCAGTTTCTCAGCTGCTGTGAGTTAGTCTAGGTATTATAGAGCTGTTCTGTCTGTGTGCTTCTCAATAAACGGGACTGTTTTACAGTGAAGTGGCTGTCGGATGGTCTCTGCTGATTTGCTGTGCTTGCTGAAACGGGACTGGGGAGGAAAACAtagtaaataaaacacattttatttaaagcagTTTGAGGCACAGCACCATATTGACTCTAAACCTGACTAGGACTCACACTAGGACTTGCCTTTGACTAGGACTTGCACTTCGGTTACTCTGAGCTAAACTAGGACTTATTCCCCAGTGACTCTAAACTCGACTAAGACTCTCACCCCAGTGACTCTAAACTCGACTTGAACTCAAACCCCAGTGACTCTAAACTCGACTTGAACTCAAACCCCAGTGACTCTAAACTCGACTTGAACTCAAACCCCAGTGACTCTAAACTCAACTAAGACTCTCACCCCAGTGACTCTATACTCAACTAAGACTCTCACCCCAGTGACTCTAAACTTGACTAAGACTCTCACCCCAGTGACTCTATACTCGACTAAGACTCTCACCCCAGTGACTCTATACTCGACTAAGACTCTCACCCCAGTGACTCTAAACTCGACTAAGACTCTCACCCCAGTGACTCTATACTCGACTAAGACTCTCACCCCAGACACTAAAAACTCGACTTGAACTCAAACCCCACTAACTCTAAACTCCACTATATCTCACACTACTGAGACTCGAAACTCGACTAGAACTCTGACCCCAGACACTCTAAACTTGACCAGGACTCTCACTCCAGTGACTCTAAAGTCGACTAAGACTCTCACTCCAGTGAGTCTAAGACTCTAACCCTAGACACTTAAAACTTGACTAGAACTCCACTGAGACTCAAACCTCGACTAGGACTGACGCACAAGTAACTCGAAACTCAAGGACTCAAACCCTAGTTACTCAAACCCCGACTAGGACTTGCACTTCATTTATTCTAAACTTAATTACGACTTATACCACCAAGACTCAAACCTCGACTAGGACTCGTACCTCAGCGACTCAAAACTCAACTAGGACTCACCACCGAGATTTGAAACTCAACTAGGACTCTCACCCCAGTGACTCTAAACCCGACTAGAACTCT
This portion of the Salminus brasiliensis chromosome 9, fSalBra1.hap2, whole genome shotgun sequence genome encodes:
- the nos1apb gene encoding carboxyl-terminal PDZ ligand of neuronal nitric oxide synthase protein isoform X2 — translated: MPEKSKYNLVDDALDPRTPVDNDDIFQYGVTFEVKFVGSLDVVRPKSRLEILAAMRRIRYEFKVKNIKKTKVSLVVAVDGVKVVLRKKKKKNGYSWDESQVTLAQDPIYRIFYVSHDSQDLKIFSYIARDKKSNVFRCNVFKSKRKSQAMRIVRTIGQAFEVCHKQSLDSVDAWLVKGEEERSEEEKTSPSDTTTEDSVRNKDAKDASEDPVLEIEPSRLASPVSEPLTVSHQVQLLQRQLQQQEQKNQAASAQAVLLQQQLSVESRARAEAQARVEQLLQQNSELLQHLSLLVKHIQELELRTHSTSSRSQDSLLEIALRANAATGPACPSSPQGSVPQESSLVQLNSSFCFFPGLPAQEKKKEQDRDSGQGPEEEQAAEGSPTEGQFFSALETPGFRESGIASGYESNTDESDDRDSWGQ
- the nos1apb gene encoding carboxyl-terminal PDZ ligand of neuronal nitric oxide synthase protein isoform X1, with amino-acid sequence MPEKSKYNLVDDALDPRTPVDNDDIFQYGVTFEVKFVGSLDVVRPKSRLEILAAMRRIRYEFKVKNIKKTKVSLVVAVDGVKVVLRKKKKKNGYSWDESQVTLAQDPIYRIFYVSHDSQDLKIFSYIARDKKSNVFRCNVFKSKRKSQAMRIVRTIGQAFEVCHKQSLDSVDAWLVKGEEERSEEEKTSPSDTTTEDSVRNKDAKDASEDPVLEIEPSRLASPVSEPLTVSHQVQLLQRQLQQQEQKNQAASAQAVLLQQQLSVESRARAEAQARVEQLLQQNSELLQHLSLLVKHIQELELRTHSTSSIGSQDSLLEIALRANAATGPACPSSPQGSVPQESSLVQLNSSFCFFPGLPAQEKKKEQDRDSGQGPEEEQAAEGSPTEGQFFSALETPGFRESGIASGYESNTDESDDRDSWGQ